A portion of the Corynebacterium ammoniagenes DSM 20306 genome contains these proteins:
- a CDS encoding aminoacyl-tRNA deacylase encodes MSHTSDKSTHKPDNVVEVLTVDAEDSDTATFMKKYDIAPEQSLNSLVVTAKSNGERTPYLVLVPATHTLDNKGMKQALGGKVSFMPMDDALELTQMERDSVGPVGLPEGLQVVGDSSLLNDASFIVGGGKLGVKYRILKEEIVRLLDIDARDIFNRRAEAG; translated from the coding sequence ATGTCACACACATCAGATAAATCCACGCACAAGCCCGACAACGTTGTCGAAGTCTTAACCGTTGATGCCGAAGATTCTGATACCGCAACCTTTATGAAAAAATACGACATCGCGCCAGAGCAAAGCCTCAACAGCCTGGTGGTCACTGCCAAAAGCAATGGCGAGCGCACACCCTATCTCGTCCTCGTGCCGGCTACTCACACCTTGGACAATAAAGGCATGAAACAGGCCCTCGGCGGCAAAGTTTCATTTATGCCCATGGATGACGCTTTGGAACTAACGCAGATGGAGCGCGATAGCGTCGGACCGGTCGGCTTGCCCGAAGGGTTGCAGGTGGTGGGGGATTCTTCGCTGCTTAACGATGCATCCTTTATCGTCGGCGGCGGCAAGTTGGGCGTGAAATACCGCATCTTAAAAGAAGAAATTGTGCGCCTGCTGGATATCGATGCCCGCGATATTTTCAACCGCCGCGCAGAAGCAGGCTAA
- the mshA gene encoding D-inositol-3-phosphate glycosyltransferase encodes MRVAMISMHTSPIAQPGSGDAGGMNVYVLSIATQLARMGIDVDIFTRATRPSQGEIVDVEPHLRVINIIAGPYEGLSKEELPTQLAAFAGGMVQFIKCNELYYDLVHSHYWLSGQVGWLLRDLWGTPLVHTAHTLAAVKNAYRAADDSPESEARRICEQQLSDNADVLVVNTDEEKSELIAHYDANDCHISVITPGADTELFTPGTDRNTERSRRELGIPLHTKVVAFVGRLQKFKGPEVLIRATAELFQRDPHRDLRVVICGGASGGSSKVQNYHDLAKELGVAHRIRFLDARPPEELVAVYQAADIIAVPSYNESFGLVAMEAQATGTPVVAARVGGLPIAVDHNVTGLLIDGHDPSLWADSLAELLDDDQRRITMGEEAVRHAAKFSWAASAQQLLKVYEHVTQMDMSECHGPRQATGI; translated from the coding sequence ATGAGAGTCGCCATGATTTCGATGCATACTTCGCCGATTGCCCAGCCCGGCTCAGGCGATGCCGGCGGGATGAATGTCTACGTGCTGTCGATTGCAACGCAGCTGGCACGCATGGGTATTGACGTGGATATTTTCACCCGCGCGACGCGTCCCAGCCAGGGCGAAATCGTGGACGTCGAGCCGCACCTGCGCGTCATTAATATTATTGCTGGGCCGTATGAGGGCTTGAGCAAGGAAGAATTGCCCACGCAGCTGGCTGCATTTGCCGGCGGCATGGTGCAATTTATCAAGTGCAATGAGTTGTACTACGACTTGGTGCATTCGCACTATTGGCTCTCCGGCCAGGTCGGCTGGTTGTTGCGCGATCTGTGGGGCACTCCTTTGGTGCACACCGCGCATACGCTCGCGGCGGTGAAAAATGCGTACCGCGCCGCTGATGATTCCCCGGAATCAGAGGCACGGCGTATCTGTGAGCAGCAGTTATCAGATAATGCAGATGTCTTAGTGGTTAACACCGACGAAGAAAAAAGCGAGCTCATTGCGCATTATGACGCCAATGATTGCCATATCTCGGTGATTACCCCAGGTGCGGATACTGAGCTTTTTACCCCCGGGACTGACCGTAATACCGAGCGCAGTCGCCGTGAGTTGGGTATTCCTTTGCACACCAAAGTGGTGGCTTTTGTCGGCCGATTGCAGAAATTTAAAGGCCCCGAGGTGCTCATCCGCGCCACAGCAGAGCTTTTTCAGCGGGATCCGCACCGGGATCTGCGCGTGGTTATTTGTGGTGGGGCATCCGGAGGGTCGTCAAAGGTGCAAAATTATCATGACTTGGCCAAGGAATTAGGTGTTGCGCACCGCATTCGTTTCTTAGATGCGCGCCCGCCGGAAGAACTCGTGGCTGTTTACCAGGCTGCGGATATCATTGCCGTGCCCAGCTACAACGAGTCTTTTGGGCTGGTAGCCATGGAAGCCCAGGCCACGGGGACCCCGGTCGTCGCAGCGCGCGTTGGCGGATTGCCCATCGCCGTGGACCACAATGTCACGGGCTTGCTTATCGATGGCCATGATCCCTCACTGTGGGCAGATTCTTTGGCCGAATTGTTAGATGATGACCAGCGGCGCATCACGATGGGCGAGGAAGCCGTGCGGCATGCGGCCAAGTTTAGCTGGGCGGCATCAGCGCAGCAGTTGCTGAAAGTCTATGAGCACGTCACCCAGATGGATATGTCGGAGTGCCACGGTCCGCGGCAGGCCACCGGAATTTAG
- a CDS encoding phosphoglyceromutase translates to MTNGKLILLRHGQSTWNKSNQFTGWVDVDLTEQGEAEAKRGGQMLVESNNLPTVVYTSLLRRAIRTANIALNAADRHWIPVIRDWRLNERHYGALQGLNKAETKDKYGEEQFMQWRRSYGTPPPELADDAEYSQAEDVRYADLDTVPRTECLKDVVERFIPYFKEEILPRAQRGETVLLAAHGNSLRALVKYLDDISDDDIAGLNIPTGIPLVYEITEDGKVVNPGGTYLDPEAAAAGAAAVAAQGGK, encoded by the coding sequence ATGACTAACGGAAAGCTAATTCTTTTACGCCATGGCCAGTCCACGTGGAATAAATCCAACCAATTCACCGGTTGGGTCGATGTGGATCTCACCGAACAAGGTGAGGCAGAAGCAAAGCGTGGCGGGCAGATGTTGGTAGAAAGCAATAACCTGCCCACTGTTGTGTACACCTCCTTGCTGCGTCGCGCGATCCGCACTGCCAATATTGCGCTGAATGCGGCAGACCGTCACTGGATCCCAGTTATCCGTGACTGGCGTTTGAATGAGCGCCACTACGGCGCGCTGCAAGGGCTTAATAAAGCAGAGACCAAAGACAAGTACGGCGAAGAGCAGTTCATGCAGTGGCGTCGTTCCTACGGCACCCCACCGCCAGAGCTTGCCGATGACGCTGAGTACTCCCAGGCCGAAGACGTTCGTTACGCAGACCTAGATACTGTTCCGCGCACCGAGTGCCTCAAGGATGTTGTGGAGCGTTTCATTCCGTACTTCAAGGAAGAAATTCTGCCTCGCGCACAACGCGGTGAGACCGTGCTGCTGGCAGCACACGGCAACTCCCTGCGTGCGCTGGTGAAGTACTTGGACGATATCTCCGATGACGATATCGCCGGATTGAATATCCCCACCGGTATTCCGCTGGTGTATGAAATCACCGAGGACGGCAAGGTCGTCAACCCAGGTGGTACCTACCTGGACCCAGAAGCTGCGGCAGCTGGGGCAGCAGCAGTTGCAGCGCAGGGCGGTAAGTAA